One Bythopirellula goksoeyrii genomic window, CAGTTCGTATTTCATCGTCATCTGGTCCAATGCCGTTGCTAAATACCAAGAACATTCCGTTGTCATGTGCTCGTGAAGGCAACCATCGCATCAACCACTTGCGACCTTTGTCACCGCAGATCTCAGCTTCGATTGCATCTGGGTTAGTGTGACGAGAATCCCACAACTGTCGGTCGACAACACCCATAGCAAAAGGACTCATGGACTTACATCCTCCAGTTTGATGTGGAGCCAGCAAGACCTCTGCTCCTGCCAAGGCAGTAGCCCTAACGTTTTCAACAATGTTGTTGTCGTAGCAAATAAGTAGACCAACACGGCATCCGTGTGGCGTATCGAATACTGTAAAATCGTTTCCAGACGACATATTCTCATTAATGAAACAATGTAGCTTTCGATGGCGTACCATCTTGCCATCAGGCATCGCAACGATTTGTGTATTGAAAAGACGCCCGTCTTCAGCAATTTCGACTAAACCAGCGCTTACAGTTAGGTTGTTCGATACTGCTAACTCAAGTAACGTCAGCGAGGCTAGGCCGTCAAACACTGGTTCGGCAAGGTCAACCAATTCTTCACGCGACAAATTGCGTAAGTGCCAATAACCAGAAATGCAGCATTCCGGAAATAAAATTA contains:
- a CDS encoding nitrilase family protein → MKPLRVASVQFQHVPSNKAANLETIGHFVRAAAERDVQIILFPECCISGYWHLRNLSREELVDLAEPVFDGLASLTLLELAVSNNLTVSAGLVEIAEDGRLFNTQIVAMPDGKMVRHRKLHCFINENMSSGNDFTVFDTPHGCRVGLLICYDNNIVENVRATALAGAEVLLAPHQTGGCKSMSPFAMGVVDRQLWDSRHTNPDAIEAEICGDKGRKWLMRWLPSRAHDNGMFLVFSNGIGPDDDEIRTGNAMILDPYGRILVETCRAANDMIVADLDPSLRDRCTGARWIKARRPELYGSLAVRSGNEKDTRVVRFESWE